In the Candidatus Binatia bacterium genome, one interval contains:
- a CDS encoding acyl-CoA dehydrogenase family protein, whose amino-acid sequence MLNGEKMFCSNGARADWVVVWATVDPALGRDGHRAFVVERGTPGFRVARIENKMGLVAYESAALVFEDCCVPAANLLGGEAAYRERSGFKGAMESFNATRPIVAAMAIGIAQAAYDRAMEFVRSIRPRSRVSPWYRRALDKLAWMERKIVSGRMLCWRAAYLADTRQPNILEASMAKAYCPQIAQEVTSLAMEILGDLGATKDGLVETWFRDVKAMDIVEGTGQIQRRIISRLLTGLSET is encoded by the coding sequence ATTCTCAATGGCGAGAAGATGTTCTGCTCGAACGGAGCGCGCGCCGATTGGGTCGTCGTATGGGCTACCGTGGATCCGGCTTTAGGGCGGGACGGGCATCGCGCCTTCGTGGTGGAACGCGGCACACCCGGATTCCGCGTGGCTAGGATCGAGAACAAAATGGGTCTCGTGGCTTATGAAAGCGCTGCACTCGTGTTCGAAGACTGTTGTGTGCCGGCCGCGAACTTGCTCGGGGGAGAAGCAGCGTACCGCGAACGCTCTGGCTTCAAGGGCGCAATGGAGAGCTTTAACGCCACCCGTCCGATCGTGGCTGCGATGGCGATCGGCATTGCCCAAGCAGCCTACGATCGAGCAATGGAGTTCGTCCGCTCGATCCGCCCCAGGTCTCGCGTCAGTCCTTGGTACCGGCGGGCTCTGGATAAACTTGCTTGGATGGAGCGAAAAATTGTCTCCGGGCGGATGTTGTGTTGGCGCGCCGCCTACCTTGCGGACACTCGCCAGCCAAACATCCTGGAAGCCTCGATGGCCAAAGCATACTGCCCCCAAATTGCGCAAGAGGTCACAAGCCTAGCCATGGAAATTCTTGGAGACCTTGGTGCTACCAAGGACGGGCTGGTGGAAACGTGGTTCCGCGACGTAAAAGCCATGGACATCGTGGAAGGCACCGGGCAAATCCAACGGCGCATCATTTCACGACTGCTGACCGGCCTAAGCGAAACGTAG
- a CDS encoding diacylglycerol kinase family lipid kinase: MATEQTLIRELFVLVNPVAGAGRTARRWPGIAAELQRLGFRVRAHFSEAPGAATEKVKEWLRSGVRRVVAVGGDGTVNEVANGFLSSGTPLVTEAVLSVIPSGTGHDFARSVGIHSLQDAFAALSHGRVCSIDACQAAFAQDGRQASRYFVNAADVGLGAAAAAAVNRSRKLLGGLWTYVAGAVRALWSFRCANAVVEVDGTPVTNGPTEMVLIANGRFHAGGMRMAPMADPSDGLLEVLVLREVSRLHLLMSLLPRVFHGRHLGHPAVTHARGKRVLVRSAEPLPFEMDGEQPGTTDVAVEVVPAALRVTTLP, from the coding sequence GTGGCGACGGAACAGACGCTGATCAGGGAGTTGTTTGTGCTGGTCAACCCTGTAGCTGGTGCAGGGCGAACAGCGCGTCGGTGGCCGGGAATTGCTGCTGAGCTTCAACGACTCGGATTCCGCGTGCGCGCTCATTTCAGCGAGGCTCCTGGTGCTGCGACGGAAAAGGTGAAAGAGTGGCTGCGTAGCGGGGTACGGCGTGTGGTTGCTGTCGGAGGCGACGGTACCGTGAATGAGGTTGCCAACGGGTTTTTGTCCTCGGGAACCCCACTGGTCACCGAAGCAGTGCTGTCGGTGATTCCCTCAGGCACGGGCCACGATTTTGCGCGCAGCGTCGGAATCCATTCCCTTCAGGATGCGTTTGCGGCCCTTTCGCATGGTCGGGTCTGCTCGATCGATGCCTGTCAAGCGGCGTTTGCTCAAGACGGTAGGCAGGCCTCGCGCTATTTCGTCAACGCCGCGGATGTAGGGCTCGGTGCTGCAGCCGCTGCAGCGGTAAATCGTTCGCGGAAACTGCTCGGTGGGCTGTGGACTTACGTGGCGGGTGCCGTGCGCGCTCTTTGGTCGTTCCGGTGCGCCAATGCCGTCGTGGAAGTGGACGGCACGCCAGTCACGAACGGCCCGACCGAGATGGTTCTCATCGCCAATGGGCGTTTTCATGCTGGTGGGATGCGGATGGCACCAATGGCCGATCCCAGTGACGGCTTGCTTGAGGTCCTCGTGCTGCGAGAAGTCTCGCGCCTGCATCTCTTGATGTCGCTGCTACCGCGCGTCTTTCACGGCCGCCATTTGGGGCATCCCGCGGTTACTCATGCAAGGGGAAAACGGGTGTTGGTCCGCAGCGCAGAGCCCTTGCCCTTTGAGATGGACGGGGAACAACCGGGTACGACGGACGTCGCCGTGGAAGTCGTTCCGGCTGCGTTGAGAGTCACCACATTGCCTTGA
- a CDS encoding XRE family transcriptional regulator, protein MNRHAHKRAREERLRTSLRQAAEKFRRAREEAGLTLRELGEKAGLAPSTILKIENSKLVPSLAVCIRLAEALGRPISYFAELDEPPCDLRFTSRGQGRVSEIKGAPIVIEHIAERLVNPRMEGFLIRLGRGAKSGQEVPISYHGEEIVIGLKGRIRFEIRGQEYLLGPGDVLHFKGDIPHFWENAAQTESEMYMICSFSYQR, encoded by the coding sequence GTGAACAGACACGCCCACAAAAGAGCACGAGAAGAACGGCTTCGAACCTCCCTGCGGCAAGCTGCGGAAAAATTCCGGCGCGCCCGCGAGGAAGCTGGGCTCACATTGCGAGAGCTGGGTGAAAAGGCCGGGCTTGCGCCAAGCACGATCCTGAAGATCGAAAACAGCAAGCTCGTTCCATCATTGGCCGTTTGTATCCGCCTGGCGGAAGCACTCGGCCGCCCGATTAGTTACTTTGCAGAGCTCGACGAGCCCCCATGCGACCTCCGTTTTACCTCGCGGGGCCAAGGGCGCGTGAGCGAGATCAAGGGAGCCCCGATTGTCATCGAGCACATAGCCGAACGCCTCGTGAACCCCAGAATGGAAGGCTTCCTCATTCGGTTGGGTCGCGGAGCGAAAAGCGGTCAAGAGGTGCCGATCTCGTACCACGGCGAGGAGATTGTCATAGGCTTGAAAGGCCGGATTCGTTTCGAGATTCGCGGGCAAGAATATCTGCTCGGGCCCGGCGATGTGCTCCATTTTAAAGGCGACATTCCACACTTTTGGGAAAACGCAGCGCAGACGGAATCCGAGATGTACATGATTTGCTCCTTTTCCTACCAGCGTTAG
- a CDS encoding zinc-binding dehydrogenase, whose amino-acid sequence MIRKEQPRFRAPDEIRDEELAGANCALAQLIFGFERVALQWGESAAIQGAGGLGLYAVAVAKELGAHPVIVIDGNQARLSLACSLGADSVIDLKEQPDPRARTAEVLRLTGGWGADVVVEVAGTPEPYPEGIRMLSRGGRYLALGSVVPG is encoded by the coding sequence TTGATCCGCAAGGAACAGCCGCGCTTTCGTGCTCCGGACGAAATCCGTGATGAAGAACTTGCAGGAGCAAATTGTGCCCTTGCACAGCTAATCTTCGGCTTCGAGCGAGTCGCTCTCCAATGGGGCGAATCGGCTGCGATCCAGGGAGCCGGTGGGCTCGGCTTGTACGCAGTTGCGGTAGCCAAGGAGCTCGGCGCGCACCCCGTGATCGTGATCGACGGCAACCAGGCCCGACTGTCGCTGGCATGCTCGCTCGGCGCCGACTCGGTGATCGACCTGAAGGAGCAGCCTGATCCCCGAGCACGCACCGCCGAGGTCCTACGACTTACCGGGGGCTGGGGAGCCGACGTCGTCGTCGAAGTTGCGGGCACACCCGAGCCCTATCCAGAAGGGATTCGCATGCTCAGCCGCGGAGGTCGGTATCTGGCACTTGGCAGTGTTGTTCCCGGGTGA
- a CDS encoding acyl-CoA dehydrogenase family protein — protein MFEFGLEAEEQLIRDIAHQFARDVLRPSARGHERKGLPQEVFSQYLDLGFADMELPESLGGGGRGLFSKVVALEEFAWGDPGSTLTLENLAWLLPMFDGLPRRDVERIVARFREQPETRVCCVDGRPLAIEERGGTISATVPYCPASHHTCSFAPRTGFLFLVLISFMSRLPKPPESKLLGLLP, from the coding sequence ATGTTCGAGTTTGGCTTAGAGGCCGAAGAACAACTGATCCGCGATATCGCACATCAGTTCGCACGCGATGTTCTGCGTCCATCGGCGCGCGGCCACGAACGAAAGGGCCTGCCCCAAGAGGTGTTCAGCCAATATCTTGATTTGGGATTTGCTGACATGGAGCTACCGGAATCGCTCGGTGGCGGTGGGCGGGGGTTGTTCAGCAAGGTCGTGGCACTCGAGGAGTTCGCTTGGGGCGACCCCGGTTCCACCCTCACGCTGGAAAATCTTGCTTGGCTTCTGCCCATGTTCGACGGCCTTCCCCGTCGCGACGTAGAGCGTATCGTCGCGCGCTTCCGCGAACAGCCAGAAACGAGAGTGTGCTGCGTGGACGGGCGACCCCTCGCCATCGAAGAGAGGGGTGGAACGATCAGCGCCACTGTACCGTACTGCCCAGCCAGCCATCATACGTGCTCTTTCGCACCGCGAACGGGATTTTTGTTCTTGGTCCTAATCAGTTTCATGTCGCGCCTACCGAAGCCGCCGGAGTCGAAGCTGCTGGGGCTTCTACCCTGA
- a CDS encoding acyl-CoA dehydrogenase family protein produces MKAIERVWARIRIGLAAILVGVSRAAHEYALDYTCTRKVFGRPIAQH; encoded by the coding sequence GTGAAAGCGATCGAGCGTGTCTGGGCACGGATCCGCATCGGACTAGCGGCGATCCTGGTCGGCGTATCCCGTGCCGCCCACGAGTATGCTCTCGACTACACGTGCACCCGTAAGGTGTTCGGGCGCCCTATCGCGCAACATTAA
- a CDS encoding acyl-CoA dehydrogenase family protein, whose product MLQLEIDTDTQRLVEMVRWLGREHMRPLGLEADRKHEPIPGDRPFYKLVWDLGIGRRGWGEEASTSAAARRAARRGVILAEEMAYWDRGVAVSLPGPGLGGPPITLLGTPEQKERFFAVFNDPARPHWGAFAMTEPGAGSDVAAISTRARREGDV is encoded by the coding sequence ATGCTGCAACTCGAGATCGACACCGACACACAACGCCTTGTCGAAATGGTCCGCTGGCTCGGTCGCGAACACATGCGCCCACTCGGCCTTGAGGCCGACCGCAAGCACGAGCCGATCCCAGGAGACCGCCCATTTTACAAACTGGTGTGGGACCTCGGAATCGGCCGTCGCGGCTGGGGTGAGGAAGCCAGCACGTCGGCCGCCGCACGACGAGCGGCACGCCGCGGGGTCATCCTGGCGGAGGAGATGGCGTACTGGGATCGGGGCGTAGCGGTGTCCTTGCCGGGGCCTGGCCTCGGCGGCCCACCGATTACGCTGCTGGGAACTCCAGAACAGAAGGAGCGGTTCTTTGCTGTGTTCAACGACCCAGCGCGGCCTCATTGGGGCGCGTTCGCCATGACCGAACCCGGCGCTGGCTCAGACGTCGCAGCAATTTCCACCCGCGCGCGGCGAGAGGGAGACGTGTAG
- a CDS encoding LLM class flavin-dependent oxidoreductase, protein MKFGMLHLLENPAGKTEYQVVHEQPEIPQAAEELGFDSVWPAEHHFSEYGYCVSTALMLAALVPVTHRIRLGTGIVILPFHNPVRVAEEFALLDLMSDGRVDFGVGRGYQPHEFRGYGVDQTQSRSLFQESLEIILQAWTKERVNFSGRHFKIEDLPVRPKPLQKPHALVWMAALSPESFVTAGEKGFNLLCAPVFGFGGRSGVENLQAHREALRRHGHDPANKQVAALIMIYVGDSAEQAARDFADPVIWYYRTFAKYIAPPPCEQPIKTYEPYVGVRDMAAQVTWEQLQMAGAVVCGSPIECVERIRQLHSLFGFTTLLCWTRLGGLDHRKVLHSMELMQRYVIPALRDLQSERAVA, encoded by the coding sequence ATGAAGTTCGGCATGCTTCACCTGTTGGAAAACCCAGCCGGCAAAACTGAGTATCAGGTCGTTCACGAACAACCGGAAATTCCTCAAGCAGCAGAAGAGCTCGGCTTCGATTCTGTCTGGCCAGCAGAGCACCATTTCTCGGAGTACGGGTACTGCGTCTCCACCGCGCTCATGTTGGCTGCGCTCGTGCCCGTTACGCACCGCATTCGACTGGGCACGGGCATCGTCATCTTGCCGTTTCACAACCCAGTGCGTGTCGCAGAAGAATTTGCGCTACTCGACCTCATGAGCGACGGCCGGGTGGACTTCGGGGTAGGGCGCGGTTACCAGCCGCACGAGTTCCGGGGCTACGGAGTGGATCAAACCCAGTCCCGCTCTTTGTTCCAGGAATCCCTCGAGATCATTTTGCAAGCTTGGACCAAGGAGCGCGTGAACTTCAGCGGTCGCCACTTCAAGATCGAAGACCTGCCGGTGCGTCCCAAGCCGCTGCAGAAGCCCCATGCCCTTGTATGGATGGCGGCGCTTAGCCCGGAAAGCTTCGTCACCGCTGGCGAGAAGGGTTTCAACCTCCTGTGCGCCCCGGTATTCGGTTTTGGCGGCCGGTCCGGGGTCGAAAACCTCCAAGCGCACCGGGAAGCCTTGCGCCGGCACGGCCACGATCCGGCGAACAAACAAGTGGCAGCGCTCATCATGATCTACGTGGGGGATAGTGCAGAGCAGGCCGCCCGCGACTTTGCCGATCCGGTGATCTGGTACTACCGAACGTTCGCCAAGTACATTGCCCCGCCGCCGTGTGAACAACCGATTAAGACCTATGAACCGTACGTGGGCGTACGGGACATGGCAGCACAGGTCACGTGGGAGCAATTACAAATGGCCGGTGCAGTTGTCTGCGGCTCACCGATTGAATGCGTCGAACGGATTCGCCAGCTCCACTCGTTATTCGGGTTCACGACGTTGTTGTGCTGGACGCGCCTGGGCGGCCTCGACCACCGCAAGGTCCTGCACAGCATGGAACTGATGCAACGGTACGTGATCCCCGCGTTGCGGGATCTGCAGTCCGAACGGGCAGTCGCCTAA